From one Nocardioides yefusunii genomic stretch:
- the dpdA gene encoding tRNA-guanine transglycosylase DpdA — protein MRFYFPDSQDLVSPAYDFLRDEYPPHRVRQRDDLYAHEVLEKAPYHGILVSKAIVDGSVKGGGKYTGAQRARLQRMGVNRFFRLPSNVLTLGDNGAFNYVEEEIPPVTVAETLDFYVESGFDAGISTDHVIFGYDETAPLGDPAPVEWQERRALTLRLAEEFINSTQDQGVSLDPVGAAQGWSPQSYADSVRRLEDLGYRRIALGGMVPLKTAQIIDCLKAIDDDRRSRPDGWQPAELHLLGITRIDSMEEFAALGVTSFDSTSSFRQAFMDDRKNYHIENTSFVALRVPQVDGNPTLKRAILAGTVSQSEAIAAERAVLKALRAFTGAPNEVRGCLDVLGAYEQICGSKKSYLDAYERTLTAAPWLHCSCTLCRKHGIEIAIFRGTERNKRRGFHNLSVLADRMDSLSLPQRKSIDD, from the coding sequence ATGAGGTTCTACTTCCCCGATAGCCAAGACCTCGTCAGCCCAGCCTACGACTTCCTACGGGACGAGTACCCGCCGCACCGTGTGCGGCAACGGGACGATCTCTATGCCCACGAGGTGCTCGAGAAGGCGCCCTACCACGGAATCTTGGTCAGCAAGGCCATCGTCGATGGCTCCGTGAAGGGAGGCGGCAAATACACCGGCGCGCAGCGAGCTCGTCTTCAGCGGATGGGAGTGAACCGGTTCTTCCGCCTGCCCTCCAACGTCCTAACCTTGGGCGACAACGGAGCCTTCAACTACGTCGAAGAGGAGATCCCGCCAGTCACGGTTGCGGAGACACTCGACTTCTACGTCGAATCGGGGTTCGACGCCGGGATCAGCACTGACCATGTCATCTTCGGCTACGACGAAACCGCCCCCTTGGGCGACCCCGCCCCGGTCGAGTGGCAGGAACGCAGGGCCCTCACGTTGAGGCTCGCCGAAGAATTCATCAACTCCACGCAGGATCAAGGAGTCTCCCTGGACCCCGTCGGCGCTGCTCAAGGCTGGAGTCCCCAGAGTTACGCAGACAGTGTGCGCCGCTTGGAGGACTTGGGATACCGCCGCATCGCGCTGGGAGGCATGGTGCCGCTGAAGACGGCTCAGATCATCGACTGCCTCAAGGCGATCGATGACGATCGGCGCTCCCGTCCGGACGGGTGGCAGCCAGCAGAACTACATCTGCTTGGGATCACCCGAATTGATTCGATGGAAGAGTTCGCCGCGCTTGGCGTCACAAGCTTCGACAGCACCTCTTCCTTCAGGCAAGCCTTCATGGACGATCGTAAGAACTACCACATCGAGAACACCTCCTTCGTGGCTCTACGTGTGCCCCAGGTCGACGGTAATCCCACGTTGAAGCGAGCCATCCTGGCCGGGACCGTCTCTCAGAGTGAAGCCATCGCGGCCGAACGGGCTGTCCTCAAGGCCCTTCGCGCCTTTACTGGGGCACCCAACGAGGTGAGGGGTTGTTTGGACGTGCTGGGCGCGTATGAACAGATCTGCGGTTCCAAGAAGTCCTACTTGGATGCCTACGAACGCACACTCACAGCCGCACCTTGGCTCCACTGCTCGTGCACCCTATGCCGCAAGCACGGCATCGAAATCGCCATCTTCCGTGGGACCGAACGCAACAAGCGTCGTGGATTCCACAATCTCTCCGTCCTCGCCGACCGCATGGACTCCCTGTCCCTCCCTCAGAGAAAGTCCATCGATGACTGA
- the dbpB gene encoding DGQHR domain-containing protein DpdB encodes MSEQWLERRALKVLQNDTVPLYLFALAAEEVDLIADVARVSRDEAGRLIGYQRPEKRKHVKQIQDYLDSDEVVFPNGLILALPPEVRFKSSRGPNSSDGLSVSGTLEIPLNSVSGTFRPAWIVDGQQRSLALSRTRHTRLPVPIAGFVTENLELQREQFLRINTVQPLPAGLVTELLPEIARVPSPRMATRQLPSALVDMLNQDPGSPFYGLIRRASSTGEERKTTVVTDTSLVEALRESIESPSGALFPYRNIATGMTDTAGIRSALFAYWGAVRETFPEAWGLPPTKSRLMGGVGIRSMGRLMDRVLAHVDPLGNDAGAEIQQELARVSECCRWTDGVWEDLGLGWNDLQNTPRHISALSNALIRSYLAARAGHR; translated from the coding sequence ATGAGCGAACAATGGCTGGAGCGTCGCGCACTCAAAGTGCTCCAGAACGACACGGTGCCTCTGTACCTGTTCGCACTGGCCGCTGAGGAAGTCGATCTCATCGCGGACGTGGCGCGCGTGAGTCGGGATGAGGCTGGACGCCTCATCGGCTATCAGCGACCCGAGAAGCGGAAGCACGTCAAACAGATCCAGGACTATCTGGACTCCGATGAGGTCGTCTTCCCCAATGGACTCATTCTGGCCCTTCCCCCCGAGGTTCGTTTCAAGTCGAGTCGCGGCCCCAATTCCTCGGATGGCCTTTCGGTCTCTGGGACCCTCGAGATTCCTCTCAACAGCGTGTCAGGGACATTCCGACCGGCTTGGATTGTTGACGGCCAACAACGCAGTCTTGCTCTGTCCCGCACCAGGCATACCCGCCTTCCAGTGCCGATAGCCGGTTTCGTCACCGAGAACCTCGAACTCCAACGTGAGCAGTTCCTGCGTATCAACACGGTTCAGCCACTGCCAGCGGGACTTGTCACGGAACTACTGCCCGAGATCGCGCGAGTCCCTTCTCCACGTATGGCCACCCGGCAACTGCCCTCAGCTCTGGTCGACATGCTGAACCAGGATCCAGGTTCACCGTTCTATGGCCTCATTCGTCGAGCCTCCTCAACCGGCGAGGAGCGCAAGACCACCGTCGTCACTGATACGAGTCTCGTTGAGGCCTTGCGCGAGTCGATCGAGTCTCCCTCTGGGGCACTGTTCCCTTACCGAAACATCGCCACAGGCATGACTGACACCGCCGGGATCCGCAGTGCCTTGTTCGCCTACTGGGGAGCAGTGCGCGAGACCTTCCCAGAGGCGTGGGGACTGCCTCCCACCAAGTCCAGGCTCATGGGCGGCGTAGGAATCCGTTCCATGGGACGCCTGATGGACCGTGTACTGGCGCACGTGGACCCGCTCGGAAATGACGCAGGCGCAGAGATCCAGCAAGAATTAGCCCGTGTCTCGGAGTGCTGTCGCTGGACCGACGGCGTCTGGGAAGACCTCGGACTCGGATGGAACGACTTGCAGAACACCCCTCGCCACATCAGCGCACTCTCGAACGCTCTCATTCGTTCCTACCTCGCAGCACGGGCAGGCCATCGATGA
- the dbpB gene encoding DGQHR domain-containing protein DpdB, whose product MTDRHDLRLPALQIKQGEQYIYAFGVDGKRVHDFTAVSRVHRDEKKLAGYQRPEVRTHIRAIRRYLESDNAMLPNAIVFAFDDRVRFEAHTTSMAVDYVRTGELVIPIDPSLPESERPAWLVDGQQRSAAIRDAEVDQFAVAAVGFIARGEAEQRSQFILVNNTKPLPKGLIHELLPDTKGHLPTAYARKQLPADVLSRLNFGTALIGEPFAGRIATPTAPDGYIKDNSVLKMIENSLYDGALYQYRNPVDGTGDIEAMVLHLNLFWTAVQHVWPGEWELQPRKSRLTHGAGIQALGFVMDHLTEGVQANDLPSLDLLASLRRLRPHCAWTSGTWGFGDEQDRRWNGIQNTPSDIRLLTKHLLKHVN is encoded by the coding sequence ATGACTGACCGCCACGACCTTCGACTCCCGGCACTCCAGATCAAGCAGGGCGAGCAGTACATCTACGCCTTCGGTGTCGACGGGAAGAGGGTGCATGACTTCACCGCCGTGAGTCGGGTGCACCGCGACGAAAAGAAGTTGGCTGGATACCAGCGTCCTGAGGTACGCACACACATCAGGGCGATCCGCCGCTACCTCGAGTCCGACAATGCAATGCTTCCTAACGCCATCGTCTTCGCTTTCGACGATCGCGTCCGCTTCGAGGCTCACACCACTTCCATGGCTGTGGACTACGTCCGTACTGGCGAACTCGTCATCCCCATCGATCCGTCTCTGCCTGAGTCCGAGCGACCCGCTTGGCTCGTGGACGGACAGCAACGCAGCGCAGCCATCCGCGACGCGGAGGTCGACCAGTTCGCCGTGGCCGCGGTCGGCTTCATTGCTCGCGGGGAGGCGGAGCAGCGATCCCAGTTCATTCTGGTCAACAACACCAAGCCACTCCCCAAGGGACTCATCCACGAACTCCTTCCGGACACCAAGGGACACCTCCCTACTGCATACGCCCGTAAGCAACTCCCCGCTGACGTCCTCTCGCGCCTCAACTTCGGGACTGCATTGATCGGCGAACCGTTCGCGGGAAGGATCGCCACCCCCACCGCTCCGGATGGCTACATCAAGGACAACAGTGTCCTCAAGATGATCGAAAACAGCCTCTACGACGGCGCTCTCTACCAGTACCGAAACCCCGTCGACGGCACAGGCGACATCGAAGCGATGGTTCTGCATCTCAACCTCTTCTGGACCGCTGTTCAGCACGTCTGGCCCGGAGAGTGGGAACTCCAACCTCGCAAATCGCGCCTGACTCACGGCGCCGGAATCCAGGCTCTGGGCTTCGTGATGGACCACCTGACCGAAGGAGTCCAAGCCAACGATCTGCCCTCTCTTGATCTGCTCGCTTCGCTCCGACGACTGCGTCCGCACTGCGCATGGACCAGTGGCACCTGGGGCTTTGGCGACGAGCAGGATCGACGCTGGAACGGAATCCAGAACACGCCCAGCGACATCCGCCTGTTGACCAAGCATCTCCTCAAGCACGTGAACTGA
- the queC gene encoding 7-cyano-7-deazaguanine synthase QueC: MAKAVVLLSGGLDSTTVLAYAKGAGYDPHALSFRYGQRHVVELEAARRVAEHFGVTNHVVCDIDLSVFGGSALTSDIDVPKHASVADVAEDIPITYVPARNTVFLSFALAYAETIGANDIFIGVSAMDYSGYPDCRPEYIKAYQAMANLATRAGVEGQHVRIHTPLIDKTKGETVTLGLSLGVDYGLTSSCYDPDDQGRSCRQCDSCLLRLKGFEEAGTSDPISYVND; the protein is encoded by the coding sequence ATGGCCAAGGCGGTAGTCCTCTTGAGTGGGGGACTCGACTCCACGACGGTGCTGGCCTACGCGAAGGGTGCAGGCTACGACCCGCATGCGCTGAGTTTTCGCTACGGACAGCGCCATGTCGTCGAACTCGAGGCAGCGCGTCGGGTTGCGGAGCACTTCGGAGTAACCAACCACGTTGTCTGCGACATTGATCTCAGCGTCTTCGGTGGCTCTGCGCTCACCTCTGACATCGATGTGCCGAAGCACGCGTCCGTCGCCGACGTCGCCGAGGACATCCCGATCACGTATGTCCCGGCCCGCAACACTGTGTTCCTGTCGTTCGCTCTGGCGTACGCAGAGACCATCGGGGCGAACGACATCTTCATCGGCGTGAGCGCCATGGACTACTCGGGTTACCCGGACTGCCGGCCCGAGTACATCAAGGCCTACCAAGCCATGGCCAATCTTGCGACGCGAGCAGGTGTCGAGGGCCAGCATGTGCGGATCCACACTCCCCTGATCGATAAGACGAAGGGCGAGACCGTGACGCTGGGCTTGTCGCTTGGGGTGGACTACGGGCTCACTTCGTCCTGCTATGACCCGGACGACCAGGGGCGATCCTGCAGGCAGTGCGACTCCTGCTTGCTCCGCCTCAAGGGCTTCGAAGAGGCCGGAACCAGTGATCCGATCAGTTATGTCAATGACTGA
- the dpdF gene encoding protein DpdF — protein sequence MSEHDLSVLQNALQAWPTPAHLEAHHRISDVCRRALDAMHGLTLGESGWLDVTALVRQVLLIQGVTYGGAPSLVVPSEAPWPTADQWRDTGCDVSSLANARLRVTAELWAPPTSSPEEQEAAEEQVREVYRDLDPTWSNQIPSDPFWRAAHPDFGAYRGEPQRQAARAAALNDGGSLMVALPTGRGKTAVAWTTMLMSHTGVTVVIVPTVVLALDMERRTIDLERSTSRVLSPVHRFAYIGAMSAETKKELRAAIRTGSQRIVYTSPEAFVQGLSDAVITAAKKGLLQQVVVDEAHLVDQWGTEFRPEFQMVPGVLNAAYDAAPDDLKPSTLLLSATLAQRSVDVLESLFSKPERPMDVVWGTELRTEPSYFFSNHPSEEERTAAALKGVTLLPRPLILYTTKVEDAEQWADRLRATGLQRVAAITGKSSDEERRSVMERWRGEKPDGTPTATTLDVVVGTSAFGLGLDMSNVRTVIHACVPETIDRYYQEVGRGGRDGRPTLGYLAQAPDDMHIAENLNSIKVIGDELGWARWEAMLNQSTPVLGGSRLRIKRSSLPAHLNEGYDQHNAWNLRTLLLVTLAGAITLRAPQPDIPEGITPEERSALLDEYYEQAPDAIDIVLQDGTLMQPEAWKKAAHAVRQQIQQAQTKSLVAMQKVLAQTTCVGRTIAQHYAVTFDGARFHVSAACRGCPSCRRDPSSSPGTSPAEPAPPLPTSRTATDRMAPWRGGQGWMFISYAPGDRLDDLFARMAERGLNVWRVDLETAERLQRNVPTIPVVWDDPEPGFSPLEFHPGPLVAVVHSDEVPKRVWERISTGLPTYLIGPETLRNPSRPDSLLRDVSEGTYASAKSLLKGM from the coding sequence ATGTCTGAGCACGACCTCTCCGTCCTGCAGAACGCGTTGCAGGCGTGGCCCACTCCTGCGCACCTCGAGGCACACCACAGGATCAGCGACGTCTGTCGTCGTGCCCTGGACGCCATGCACGGTCTCACCCTGGGCGAGTCGGGATGGCTTGACGTGACCGCACTGGTCCGGCAGGTGTTGCTCATCCAGGGCGTCACCTACGGCGGCGCGCCGTCCTTGGTCGTGCCCTCCGAAGCCCCCTGGCCCACGGCTGATCAGTGGCGCGACACGGGGTGTGACGTGTCGTCGTTGGCGAACGCGCGCCTGCGGGTCACCGCCGAACTCTGGGCCCCTCCGACCTCCTCGCCGGAGGAGCAGGAGGCAGCCGAGGAGCAGGTCCGTGAGGTCTACCGGGACCTCGATCCGACCTGGTCGAACCAGATTCCCAGCGACCCCTTCTGGCGGGCGGCCCACCCCGACTTCGGTGCCTACCGCGGCGAACCCCAACGGCAGGCCGCACGGGCCGCCGCCCTCAACGACGGCGGATCGCTGATGGTCGCCTTGCCCACGGGGCGTGGCAAGACCGCCGTTGCGTGGACGACCATGTTGATGTCCCACACGGGCGTGACCGTGGTGATCGTCCCGACCGTGGTCCTGGCCCTCGACATGGAGCGCCGCACCATCGACCTGGAGAGGTCGACGAGTCGGGTGCTGAGTCCGGTGCACCGCTTCGCCTACATCGGTGCGATGTCGGCGGAGACGAAGAAGGAACTGCGCGCCGCCATCCGAACCGGCAGCCAGCGCATCGTCTACACCTCGCCCGAGGCGTTCGTCCAGGGCCTCTCCGACGCCGTCATCACCGCTGCCAAGAAGGGACTGCTCCAGCAGGTCGTAGTGGACGAGGCCCATCTGGTCGATCAGTGGGGAACCGAGTTCCGTCCCGAGTTCCAGATGGTTCCGGGTGTCCTGAACGCGGCCTACGACGCGGCCCCGGACGACCTCAAACCCTCCACGTTGCTCCTCAGCGCCACACTCGCCCAGCGTTCGGTGGACGTCCTCGAGTCCCTATTCTCCAAGCCCGAACGCCCCATGGACGTGGTGTGGGGCACCGAACTCCGGACCGAACCGTCCTACTTCTTCAGCAACCACCCCTCCGAGGAGGAGCGCACCGCTGCCGCCCTGAAGGGGGTCACACTCCTTCCCCGGCCGCTGATCCTCTATACGACGAAGGTCGAGGACGCCGAGCAGTGGGCCGACCGTCTGCGCGCGACTGGCCTGCAGCGGGTCGCGGCGATCACCGGCAAGTCGTCCGACGAGGAACGGCGTTCAGTGATGGAACGGTGGCGTGGCGAAAAGCCCGACGGGACGCCGACCGCGACGACGTTGGACGTCGTGGTGGGCACCTCAGCCTTCGGTCTCGGACTCGACATGTCGAATGTACGCACCGTGATTCACGCCTGTGTCCCCGAGACGATCGACCGCTACTACCAGGAGGTGGGCCGCGGCGGCCGTGACGGTCGTCCCACCCTCGGGTACCTCGCGCAGGCTCCCGACGACATGCACATCGCCGAGAACCTGAACTCCATCAAAGTGATCGGCGACGAGTTGGGGTGGGCGCGCTGGGAGGCGATGCTCAACCAGTCCACGCCGGTGCTGGGCGGCTCGCGTCTGCGCATTAAGCGTTCATCCTTACCGGCGCACCTCAACGAGGGTTACGACCAGCACAACGCGTGGAACCTGCGCACCCTGCTGCTCGTCACCCTGGCCGGTGCGATCACGCTGCGGGCACCGCAACCGGATATCCCCGAGGGCATCACCCCCGAGGAGCGTTCCGCCCTGCTGGACGAGTACTACGAGCAGGCCCCGGACGCCATCGACATCGTCCTGCAGGACGGAACCCTGATGCAACCGGAGGCCTGGAAGAAGGCGGCCCACGCGGTCCGTCAACAGATCCAGCAGGCACAGACGAAGTCACTCGTGGCCATGCAGAAGGTGCTCGCGCAGACGACCTGCGTGGGACGCACCATCGCCCAGCACTACGCTGTGACGTTCGACGGCGCGAGGTTCCACGTCAGCGCCGCCTGCCGAGGGTGCCCGTCCTGTCGGCGTGACCCCTCGTCGTCCCCCGGAACGTCTCCGGCCGAACCTGCTCCCCCGCTCCCGACCTCCCGCACCGCCACCGACCGGATGGCGCCCTGGCGAGGTGGTCAGGGTTGGATGTTCATCTCGTACGCCCCCGGCGACAGGTTGGACGACCTGTTCGCCCGCATGGCTGAACGTGGCCTGAACGTGTGGCGGGTGGACCTCGAGACGGCAGAACGCCTGCAGCGCAACGTCCCGACCATCCCTGTGGTGTGGGACGACCCCGAGCCCGGCTTTTCCCCCCTCGAATTTCACCCGGGCCCTTTGGTGGCCGTAGTCCACTCCGATGAAGTCCCGAAGAGGGTGTGGGAGCGCATCTCCACCGGGCTCCCCACGTACCTGATAGGGCCCGAGACCCTGCGCAACCCCAGTCGCCCAGACTCGTTACTGCGTGACGTCTCCGAGGGCACCTACGCCTCGGCCAAGTCTCTACTGAAGGGCATGTAA
- the dpdE gene encoding protein DpdE yields MLVRFDGAPSIGRVAEFNDGKARVDFFESPAEPVAHSQWVPADSLRRCMLTKQTRVFLQDGHNRWRAGRIIEGDGDSYRIRIPDIAVDTEWPEHRLHVRWDKPPKDTLQVLLSGANESARYQDVREPVRRLLAAERAATGSATAIGSSAIRIHAHQINAALRIIRDPIQRYLLADEVGMGKTIQAGLVMRQTLLDSPGRRIGVLVPDALVGQWRAELRDKFLVDDFPTDAGESPVTILGHNQVGRWHEFGDLDMLVVDEVHLLSRTTTPDEPRYARLVELAHATPRLLMLTATPFAKETTSHLALLHLLDPDLFSWDDVDAFERLLESRHALARSVFGLDEEPYPEYPELLQSQFDDILAHVPDDEHLKESMARAMALFGPEGTPPEAVDTEALKFAVATVRAHVSETYRLHHRVIRNRRHQIAQQQLDDAGLLTPFEFTGRKRPVGSRQENDEMNLCNLAITRWASRCADAVVDLGVTPEEYVPVFQVLFSRSNGPVDDLIATLGHRLGTEDATSAALLPHELAALESAPVLPFEAQILNDLRAVRDSGALQAIAECIAQRSPARLRSVVFCGPGSLARALVEELPSHSGAPVLSHLNSQSEEAREEAVRAWIRSGGILVADESGDVGRNMQAAQAAFHLRLPPVPNALEQRIGRIDRYGREGAAKQVVVTDYDAQSVFTAWLLSLVKAFEIFDASVSTLQEVVDDLTTQVWTAVLDQGVEAAEQMRESIVDELTKERRRINELDALESSYGAGGLGQELATSIAAHEDRHEEIEAAFRALLEGVEGFHLAARENPDGSVTFGRDPYAAPLLNERQLGMLLHPPSAATGHFDRWRVQPGRSLFRRGNPFVDAIERLLDVDDRGQASVLWRYNPTGPSDPLPYFGFDFVIEADVSQALALCDDSVDALSIVRRRADSALPPQRHRIWVPATHATAIEDPGFAEYLNKPVSESTGVKSIKGKLNSVLYSVFGNQDTLESTSRASLEVATAHVEQLSGVRQASECAVQQVALETELLRARSNARSQAGTLVADPRALELEIALGEAIQEGVASPIVRMTGARVVIVSRESYADHV; encoded by the coding sequence ATGTTGGTCCGGTTCGACGGCGCACCAAGCATCGGTCGCGTTGCGGAGTTCAACGATGGTAAGGCCCGTGTTGACTTCTTCGAATCACCGGCCGAACCCGTGGCGCACTCCCAGTGGGTCCCCGCCGATTCTCTGCGCAGGTGCATGCTGACCAAGCAAACTCGCGTGTTCCTGCAGGACGGCCATAACCGTTGGCGCGCCGGGCGCATCATCGAGGGCGACGGCGACTCCTACAGGATTCGAATTCCCGACATTGCGGTAGACACCGAGTGGCCCGAACACCGACTGCACGTGCGGTGGGACAAGCCGCCCAAGGACACACTGCAGGTTCTGCTATCCGGAGCCAACGAGAGTGCGCGATACCAGGACGTACGAGAGCCGGTCCGGAGACTGCTCGCTGCTGAACGCGCGGCCACCGGGTCTGCTACCGCCATCGGTTCGTCAGCCATCCGTATCCATGCCCACCAAATCAACGCAGCCCTGCGCATCATCCGAGATCCAATCCAGCGCTACCTGCTCGCAGACGAAGTGGGCATGGGTAAGACCATTCAGGCTGGCTTGGTGATGCGCCAGACCCTGCTGGATTCCCCCGGGCGTCGTATCGGCGTGCTTGTCCCCGACGCCCTCGTCGGGCAATGGCGCGCCGAGTTGCGAGACAAGTTCCTGGTCGACGACTTCCCCACGGATGCCGGCGAGTCCCCGGTCACGATCCTGGGCCACAACCAGGTCGGCCGGTGGCACGAGTTTGGCGACCTCGACATGCTCGTCGTCGACGAGGTCCACCTGCTCTCACGCACCACGACGCCTGACGAGCCGCGCTACGCGCGCCTGGTCGAACTGGCCCACGCGACGCCGCGCCTGCTGATGCTCACGGCCACCCCGTTCGCCAAGGAGACGACCAGCCACCTCGCCCTGCTCCACCTCCTCGACCCCGACTTGTTCTCCTGGGACGACGTCGACGCCTTCGAGCGCCTGCTGGAGTCGCGTCACGCACTGGCCCGCAGCGTCTTCGGCCTCGACGAGGAGCCCTACCCGGAGTACCCGGAACTGCTACAGAGCCAGTTCGACGACATCCTCGCGCACGTCCCCGACGACGAGCACCTTAAGGAGTCGATGGCCCGCGCGATGGCACTGTTCGGCCCCGAGGGCACTCCTCCCGAGGCGGTCGACACCGAGGCCCTCAAGTTCGCCGTGGCAACCGTTCGAGCCCACGTCTCGGAGACCTACCGCCTCCACCACCGGGTGATCCGCAACCGGCGCCACCAGATCGCTCAGCAGCAACTCGACGACGCCGGACTTCTGACACCCTTTGAGTTTACTGGCCGCAAGCGGCCCGTCGGGTCCCGTCAGGAGAACGACGAGATGAACTTGTGCAACCTGGCCATCACCCGATGGGCCTCGAGGTGCGCGGATGCCGTGGTCGACCTGGGCGTCACCCCCGAGGAGTACGTGCCCGTCTTCCAGGTGCTGTTCTCCCGCTCGAACGGCCCCGTAGACGACCTGATCGCCACGTTGGGCCACCGTCTCGGCACGGAGGACGCGACCTCCGCGGCACTTCTCCCCCACGAACTAGCGGCTCTCGAGTCCGCTCCGGTGCTCCCCTTTGAGGCGCAGATCCTCAACGACCTCCGCGCTGTACGTGACAGCGGAGCCCTGCAGGCGATCGCGGAGTGCATCGCCCAACGGTCCCCGGCCCGACTGCGCAGTGTGGTGTTCTGCGGCCCCGGCTCGCTCGCCCGGGCCTTGGTCGAGGAGTTGCCCAGCCACTCCGGTGCCCCGGTGCTCAGCCACCTGAACTCCCAGAGCGAGGAGGCGCGTGAGGAGGCAGTACGGGCGTGGATCCGCTCCGGCGGCATCCTGGTCGCCGACGAGAGCGGTGACGTTGGCCGCAACATGCAGGCGGCCCAGGCGGCGTTCCACCTGCGTCTCCCCCCCGTTCCGAACGCACTCGAGCAACGCATCGGTCGCATCGACCGGTACGGTCGTGAAGGTGCGGCCAAGCAGGTCGTGGTCACTGACTACGACGCACAGAGCGTCTTCACCGCCTGGCTGCTCTCCTTGGTCAAGGCCTTCGAGATCTTCGACGCCTCCGTCTCGACCCTGCAGGAAGTGGTCGATGACCTGACAACGCAGGTGTGGACCGCGGTGCTGGACCAGGGCGTCGAGGCGGCGGAGCAGATGCGCGAGTCCATCGTCGACGAACTCACGAAGGAGCGTCGTCGGATCAACGAACTCGACGCGCTCGAATCCTCCTATGGAGCCGGTGGTCTGGGTCAGGAACTCGCCACCTCAATCGCTGCGCACGAGGACCGGCACGAGGAGATCGAGGCAGCATTCCGTGCCCTCCTCGAGGGCGTCGAGGGCTTCCATCTCGCGGCCCGGGAGAACCCTGACGGCAGCGTTACCTTCGGACGCGACCCCTACGCCGCTCCCCTGCTCAACGAGCGCCAACTCGGCATGTTGCTGCACCCCCCGTCTGCGGCGACCGGCCACTTCGACCGGTGGCGTGTGCAGCCCGGACGTTCCCTGTTCCGCCGGGGCAACCCGTTCGTGGACGCGATCGAACGACTCCTCGACGTCGACGACCGCGGTCAGGCGAGCGTGTTGTGGCGGTACAACCCGACCGGGCCCAGCGACCCCCTGCCCTACTTCGGGTTCGACTTCGTGATCGAGGCCGACGTCTCCCAGGCGCTCGCCCTGTGCGACGACTCCGTGGACGCCCTCTCGATCGTGCGTCGTCGGGCCGACTCCGCCCTGCCGCCGCAGCGCCACCGCATCTGGGTGCCTGCCACTCATGCGACAGCGATCGAGGACCCGGGGTTCGCGGAGTACCTGAACAAGCCGGTCAGCGAATCCACCGGGGTGAAGAGCATCAAGGGCAAACTCAACTCCGTCCTGTACTCGGTCTTCGGCAACCAGGACACCTTGGAGAGCACGTCCCGTGCCTCCCTCGAGGTCGCCACCGCTCACGTGGAACAACTCTCCGGAGTGCGCCAGGCCTCCGAGTGCGCCGTGCAGCAGGTGGCACTGGAGACCGAGTTGCTGCGTGCACGCAGCAACGCACGCAGCCAGGCAGGAACCCTGGTGGCCGATCCTCGTGCCCTGGAGTTGGAGATCGCCCTCGGAGAGGCGATCCAGGAGGGTGTCGCCTCCCCCATCGTGCGCATGACCGGCGCACGGGTCGTGATCGTTTCGAGGGAGTCTTACGCCGACCATGTCTGA